One region of Culex pipiens pallens isolate TS chromosome 2, TS_CPP_V2, whole genome shotgun sequence genomic DNA includes:
- the LOC120431318 gene encoding probable cytochrome P450 6a14, which produces MYIELLILVVTLLVLGVVFLRQKYTYWKRQNVPFIEPKFPYGNFQEANQISTADISSKQYHSMKTSGRFFGMYFFFEPLVMLTDLDLIKTMLVKDFNFFPDRGIYYNEKDDPLSAHMFAIEGKKWRSLRTRLTPTFSSGKMKMMFPILKAVGDTYSDYVAKMIGSGAELEVKDAVARFTTDVIGNCAFGIDCNSFAEPNNEFREFGVKIINEPISAGIMRIFWKLFPELGNLLGIKALNVSATTFFRRLVADTIDYRQKSTVDRKDFMSMLVELKNKGDLTLDEAAAQSLVFFVAGFETSSSNQAYCLYELALNPYCQEKARESVLKAIEKHGGLNYEAVNDMLYLDQCINESLRLYPSVPVLERKTFQSYKIPDSDVTIPKGMKIHIPVFAIQRDEQYYPEPLKFNPDRFHPSEVAKRHSSTFLPFGDGQRACIGLRFGMLQSRMGLAAMLSKFRFSISERTVVPLEYSVQAPILQPKSDLVLKVEPL; this is translated from the exons ATGTACATCGAGTTGCTCATCCTGGTCGTCACCCTGTTGGTGCTCGGCGTGGTTTTCCTCCGGCAAAAGTACACCTACTGGAAGCGTCAAAATGTCCCCTTTATTGAGCCAAAGTTCCCGTACGGAAACTTCCAGGAGGCCAACCAGATCTCAACGGCGGACATCTCGTCCAAGCAGTACCACTCGATGAAGACAAGTGGTCGCTTTTTCGGGATGTACTTCTTCTTCGAGCCGCTGGTGATGCTGACCGATCTGGACCTGATCAAAACGATGCTCGTGAAGGATTTCAACTTCTTTCCGGATCGCGGGATTTACTACAATGAAAAGGATGACCCACTAAGTGCCCACATGTTCGCCATCGAGGGCAAGAAGTGGCGATCGCTGCGAACCCGACTCACGCCGACGTTTTCGTCCGGGAAAATGAAGATGATGTTTCCGATTTTGAAGGCCGTTGGAGATACTTACAGCGATTACGTGGCGAAAATGATTGGAAGTGGTGCTGAATTAGAGGTGAAGGATGCGGTGGCACGTTTTACGACCGATGTGATTGGTAATTGTGCGTTTGGAATCGATTGTAACTCGTTTGCGGAGCCGAACAATGAGTTCCGAGAGTTTGGGGTAAAGATTATCAACGAGCCCATATCTGCTGGAATCATGCGGATATTCTGGAAGTTGTTCCCCGAGCTGGGTAATTTGTTGGGCATCAAAGCGTTGAACGTCAGTGCTACGACGTTCTTCCGCCGACTTGTGGCCGATACAATCGATTACCGGCAAAAGAGCACGGTCGACCGGAAAGATTTCATGAGCATGCTGGTTGAGTTGAAGAACAAGGGCGACCTTACGCTGGACGAAGCCGCGGCACAGTCGTTGGTGTTTTTCGTGGCGGGATTTGAGACGTCCTCCTCGAACCAGGCGTACTGCCTGTACGAGTTGGCATTGAATCCGTACTGCCAGGAGAAGGCACGGGAAAGCGTCCTGAAGGCGATCGAGAAGCACGGAGGACTGAACTACGAGGCAGTGAACGATATGCTGTACTTGGATCAGTGTATTAACG AATCCCTCCGCCTGTACCCCTCGGTACCGGTTCTGGAGCGGAAGACCTTCCAAAGCTACAAAATACCCGACTCTGACGTGACCATACCGAAAGGTATGAAGATCCACATCCCGGTGTTTGCGATTCAACGTGACGAACAATACTACCCCGAGCCGCTTAAGTTCAACCCGGATCGGTTCCACCCGTCGGAAGTGGCCAAGCGCCACTCGAGCACGTTCCTGCCGTTTGGAGATGGACAGCGAGCGTGTATCGGACTGCGATTTGGCATGCTGCAGTCTCGAATGGGACTGGCGGCTATGCTGAGCAAGTTCCGGTTTAGTATCTCCGAACGGACGGTGGTTCCGCTGGAATACTCCGTTCAGGCACCGATTTTGCAGCCGAAGAGTGATTTGGTGCTGAAGGTGGAACCGTTGTAA